A part of Ziziphus jujuba cultivar Dongzao chromosome 8, ASM3175591v1 genomic DNA contains:
- the LOC107404211 gene encoding 23 kDa jasmonate-induced protein-like gives MPPSTPSVTDDPKKPKGGSKTNVFGKPVTDDTVKKLFPGKGKITNRDRAYVAYNLKNEDKKEDLAVDYAVRLKYDGKVDADKVATVCVIYNATGVTIELFKQKDFNGGTILDPGYPSKIENGQWAAFLHVGSHAAVVYRGQNELHDCAWLHAWQNLGSDQRKSVCTEIQTPDHYEDDDVLTSLKSLTNRDKDTWNTGIGCYSYASIDQVKGFPDKYTGIMTLEAIPPSPPVTKYSYD, from the exons ATGCCGCCATCGACACCGAGCGTGACTGATGACCCAAAAAAGCCGAAGGGAGGCTCAAAAACCAACGTGTTTGGAAAACCAGTGACCGATGACACTGTGAAGAAACTTTTTCCTGGTAAGGGAAAGATCACCAACAGAGACAGGGCTTACGTGGCGTACAACCTGAAGAATGAAGATAAGAAGGAAGACTTGGCCGTCGATTATGCGGTGAGACTCAAGTACGATGGGAAGGTCGATGCAGACAAGGTAGCTACAGTTTGCGTAATTTATAATGCTACTGGAGTTACCATCGAACTTTTTAAGCAGAAAGATTTCAATGGTGGCACTATATTAGACCCGGGGTACCCTAGCAAGATTGAAAATGGCCAGTGGGCTGCTTTCCTCCATGTGGGATCACATGCCGCAGTTGTATACCGCGGCCAGAACGAGTTACATGATTGTGCCTGGTTGCACGCTTGGCAGAATTTAGGCAGCGACCAGCGAAAATCG GTTTGTACTGAGATTCAAACGCCTGACCATTACGAAGATGATGATGTTTTGACATCTTTGAAATCATTGACTAATCGTGATAAAGACACTTGGAATACTGGGATTGGATGCTACAGTTATGCATCTATTGACCAAGTCAAAGGTTTTCCCGACAAATATACAGGAATAATGACCTTGGAGGCTATCCCTCCTTCACCACCTGTTACAAAATATTCGTATGATTAA